Proteins encoded together in one Accipiter gentilis chromosome 16, bAccGen1.1, whole genome shotgun sequence window:
- the PTK2B gene encoding protein-tyrosine kinase 2-beta isoform X2 encodes MSAIPEALGRPRSSSSRSLAGTLEATLGMGTLEMDKEEMRILKVCFYSNSFNMGKNFKLVKCPVTTEIREVIRSILVSGRIGPDIKLAECYGLRLKHVKSDEIHWLHPDLTVGEVQEKYECLHLEAEWRYDLQIRYLPEDFMERFKEDRTTLLYFYQQLRSEYMQNYASKVSEGMALQLGCLELRRFYKDMPQNALDKKSNFEFLEKEVGLDLFFPSQMQENLKPKQFRKMIQQTFQQYALLREEECILKFLHTLSTFANIDQESYRCELIQGWNITVDLVIGPKGIRQMTSKEAKPTCLAEFKHIKSIKCSSVEEGRAVLQLGLSGTPQSLAIKTASLAEAENMADLIDGYCRLQGDLETSLIVFPRREREKRISLPQIPAPHLEERQFTLSDSMSVDSDIYAEIPDESTRPRSGVQHYGISREDITLGRILGEGFFGEVYEGIYTTPKGERVNVAVKTCKKDCSPENKDKFLSEAVLMKKLDHPHIVKLIGIAEEEPTWIIMELYPYGELGQYLEQNKHCLAVPTLILYVLQISKALAYLEAINCVHRDIAVRNILVASPECVKLGDFGLSRYIEDEEYYKASITRLPIKWMSPESINFRRFTTASDVWMFAVCMWEILSYGKQPFFWLENKDVIGVLERGDRLPKPDLCPPVLYTLMTRCWDYDPSERPKFKDLVCSLSDIYLMEKELAKEQERNNRHRPPKILEPPSFQEPPPKPSRPRYKPPPQSNLLAPKLQFQEEDFLRPSSREEAQKLWEIERLKMRQVLDKQQKQMVEDYQWLRQEEKSLDPTVFMNNNTPPLLPEKETDYTEFTGPPQKPPRLGAQSIQPAPTANLDRTDDTVYSNVMDLVRAVLQLKNEISLLPPEGYILVVKNVGLSLRKLIGSVDEILPVLPAASRTEIEGTQKLLNKDLADLINKMRLAQQNAVTSLSEECKRQMLTASHTLAVDAKNLLDAVDQAKVQANLVKLCLE; translated from the exons ATGTCGGCCATCCCTGAGGCGCTGGGTCGCCCGCGGAGCAGCTCCTCCCGCAGCCTGGCCGGGACCCTGGAAGCCACCCTGGGCATGGGGACGTTGGAGATGGACAAGGAGGAGATGCGTATCCTCAAGGTGTGCTTCTACAGCAACAGCTTCAACATGGGCAAGAACTTCAAGTTGGTGAAGTGCCCCGTGACGACGGAGATCCGG GAGGTGATCAGGTCCATCCTGGTGAGCGGTCGCATCGGGCCCGACATCAAGTTGGCCGAGTGCTACGGGCTCCGCCTGAAGCACGTGAAGTCGGATGAAATCCACTGGCTGCACCCGGACCTGACGGTGGGCGAAGTGCAGGAGAAGTACGAGTGCCTGCACCTGGAGGCTGAGTGGAG GTACGATCTCCAGATCCGCTATCTGCCGGAGGATTTCATGGAGCGCTTCAAAGAGGACAGGACCACCTTGCTCTACTTCTACCAGCAG CTCCGGAGCGAGTACATGCAGAATTATGCCAGCAAAGTGAGCGAGGGCATGGCCCTGCAGCTGGGCTGCCTTGAGCTCAG GAGGTTTTATAAGGACATGCCTCAAAACGCGCTGGATAAGAAGTCCAACTTTGAGTTCCTGGA GAAAGAGGTGGGCCTGGacctcttcttccccagccagATGCAGGAGAACCTGAAG CCCAAGCAGTTTCGGAAGATGATCCAGCAGACCTTCCAGCAGTACGCGCTGCTGCGGGAGGAGGAGTGCATCCTCAAGTTCCTCCATACCCTCTCCACCTTTGCCAACATCGACCAGGAGAGCTACCGCTGCGAGCTCATT CAAGGGTGGAACATCACGGTGGACCTGGTCATCGGACCCAAGGGCATCCGGCAGATGACGAGCAAGGAGGCGAAG CCGACGTGCTTGGCTGAATTCAAGCACATCAAGTCCATCAAATGCTCCAGCGTGGAAGAAGGCcgggctgtgctgcagctggggctcAGTGGCACCCCCCAG TCCCTGGCTATCAAGACGGCTTCTTTGGCCGAGGCAGAGAACATGGCCGACCTCATCGATGGCTACTGCCGGCTGCAAGGGGACTTGGAAACCTCCCTCATCGTCTTCCCCAGGAGAG AGCGGGAGAAGAGGATCAGCCTGCCGCAGATCCCGGCCCC GCACCTGGAGGAGAGGCAGTTCACGCTGTCGGACAGCATGAGCGTGG ACTCTGATATTTATGCTGAAATCCCTGATGAGTCCACAAGACCGAGGTCTGGAG TCCAGCACTACGGGATCTCCCGGGAGGACATCACGTTGGGCAGGATCCTCGGAGAAGGCTTTTTCGGAGAGGTCTATGAGGGGATCTACACCACCCCG AAAGGTGAGCGGGTCAATGTAGccgtgaagacctgcaagaaggactgcagcccggagAACAAGGACAAGTTCCTGAGTGAAGCAG TGCTGATGAAGAAGCTGGACCACCCCCATATTGTGAAGCTCATTGGCATCGCGGAAGAGGAGCCCACCTGGATCATCATGGAGCTCTATCCCTACGGAGAG CTGGGGCAATACCTGGAGCAGAACAAGCACTGTCTCGCCGTGCCCACGCTCATCCTCTACGTGCTCCAGATCAGCAAAGCCCTGGCCTACCTGGAGGCCATCAACTGCGTGCACAG GGATATTGCCGTGAGGAACATCCTGGTGGCCTCCCCAGAGTGCGTGAAGCTAGGTGACTTCGGGCTCTCCAGGTATATCGAGGATGAGGAATACTACAAAG CATCCATCACCCGTCTCCCCATCAAGTGGATGTCACCTGAATCCATCAATTTCCGCCGCTTCACAACAGCCAGCGATGTCTGGATGTTCG CTGTGTGCATGTGGGAGATCCTGAGCTATGGCAAGCAGCCCTTCTTCTGGCTGGAGAACAAGGATGTCATCGGGGTGCTGGAAAGGGGCGACCGCTTGCCCAAGCCTGACCTCTGCCCACCCGTCCTCTACACCCTCATGACGCGCTGCTGGGACTATGACCCCAGCGAAAGGCCCAAGTTCAAGGACTTGGTTTGCAGCTTGAG CGACATTTACCtgatggagaaggagctggcCAAGGAGCAGGAGAGGAACAACCGCCACCGGCCTCCCAAAATCTTGGAGCCGCCATCCTTCCAGGAGCCACCTCCAAag CCCAGCAGACCCAGGTACAAGCCACCACCCCAGAGCAACCTCCTGGCTCCCAAGCTGCAGTTCCAG GAGGAAGATTTCCTCCgtcccagcagcagggaggaggcgCAGAAGCTCTGGGAGATTGAGAGGCTGAAGATGCGGCAGGTCCTGgacaagcagcagaagcagatggTGGAGGACTACCAGTGGCTGCGGCAGGAGGAGAAGTCCCTG GACCCGACAGTGTTCATGAACAACAACACTCCTCCG CTGCTCCCGGAGAAGGAGACGGATTACA CGGAGTTCACGGGCCCCCCCCAGAAGCCTCCAAGACTCGGGGCGCAG TCCATCCAACCAGCCCCCACCGCCAACCTGGACCGCACAGATGACACGGTGTACAGCAACGTCATGGACCTGGTGCGGGCCGTGCTGCAGCTGAAGAACGAGATCAGCCTCCTGCCCCCGGAGGGGTACATCCTCGTGGTGAAG AACGTGGGCCTGTCCCTGCGGAAGCTGATCGGCAGCGTTGACGAGatcctgcctgtcctgcctgctgcctcccgCACCGAG ATCGAGGGGACCCAGAAGCTGCTCAACAAGGACTTGGCCGACCTCATCAACAAGATGCGCCTGGCGCAGCAGAACGCCGTCACCTCGCTGAGCGAAGAGTGCAAGCGGCAGATGCTGACGGCCTCCCACACCCTGGCCGTGGACGCCAAGAACCTCCTGGATGCCGTGGACCAAGCCAAGGTCCAGGCCAACCTGGTGAAGCTGTGCTTGGAGTGA
- the PTK2B gene encoding protein-tyrosine kinase 2-beta isoform X1 yields the protein MSAIPEALGRPRSSSSRSLAGTLEATLGMGTLEMDKEEMRILKVCFYSNSFNMGKNFKLVKCPVTTEIREVIRSILVSGRIGPDIKLAECYGLRLKHVKSDEIHWLHPDLTVGEVQEKYECLHLEAEWRYDLQIRYLPEDFMERFKEDRTTLLYFYQQLRSEYMQNYASKVSEGMALQLGCLELRRFYKDMPQNALDKKSNFEFLEKEVGLDLFFPSQMQENLKPKQFRKMIQQTFQQYALLREEECILKFLHTLSTFANIDQESYRCELIQGWNITVDLVIGPKGIRQMTSKEAKPTCLAEFKHIKSIKCSSVEEGRAVLQLGLSGTPQSLAIKTASLAEAENMADLIDGYCRLQGDLETSLIVFPRREREKRISLPQIPAPHLEERQFTLSDSMSVDSDIYAEIPDESTRPRSGVQHYGISREDITLGRILGEGFFGEVYEGIYTTPKGERVNVAVKTCKKDCSPENKDKFLSEAVLMKKLDHPHIVKLIGIAEEEPTWIIMELYPYGELGQYLEQNKHCLAVPTLILYVLQISKALAYLEAINCVHRDIAVRNILVASPECVKLGDFGLSRYIEDEEYYKASITRLPIKWMSPESINFRRFTTASDVWMFAVCMWEILSYGKQPFFWLENKDVIGVLERGDRLPKPDLCPPVLYTLMTRCWDYDPSERPKFKDLVCSLSDIYLMEKELAKEQERNNRHRPPKILEPPSFQEPPPKPSRPRYKPPPQSNLLAPKLQFQEEDFLRPSSREEAQKLWEIERLKMRQVLDKQQKQMVEDYQWLRQEEKSLDPTVFMNNNTPPLLPEKETDYNGIAEFTGPPQKPPRLGAQSIQPAPTANLDRTDDTVYSNVMDLVRAVLQLKNEISLLPPEGYILVVKNVGLSLRKLIGSVDEILPVLPAASRTEIEGTQKLLNKDLADLINKMRLAQQNAVTSLSEECKRQMLTASHTLAVDAKNLLDAVDQAKVQANLVKLCLE from the exons ATGTCGGCCATCCCTGAGGCGCTGGGTCGCCCGCGGAGCAGCTCCTCCCGCAGCCTGGCCGGGACCCTGGAAGCCACCCTGGGCATGGGGACGTTGGAGATGGACAAGGAGGAGATGCGTATCCTCAAGGTGTGCTTCTACAGCAACAGCTTCAACATGGGCAAGAACTTCAAGTTGGTGAAGTGCCCCGTGACGACGGAGATCCGG GAGGTGATCAGGTCCATCCTGGTGAGCGGTCGCATCGGGCCCGACATCAAGTTGGCCGAGTGCTACGGGCTCCGCCTGAAGCACGTGAAGTCGGATGAAATCCACTGGCTGCACCCGGACCTGACGGTGGGCGAAGTGCAGGAGAAGTACGAGTGCCTGCACCTGGAGGCTGAGTGGAG GTACGATCTCCAGATCCGCTATCTGCCGGAGGATTTCATGGAGCGCTTCAAAGAGGACAGGACCACCTTGCTCTACTTCTACCAGCAG CTCCGGAGCGAGTACATGCAGAATTATGCCAGCAAAGTGAGCGAGGGCATGGCCCTGCAGCTGGGCTGCCTTGAGCTCAG GAGGTTTTATAAGGACATGCCTCAAAACGCGCTGGATAAGAAGTCCAACTTTGAGTTCCTGGA GAAAGAGGTGGGCCTGGacctcttcttccccagccagATGCAGGAGAACCTGAAG CCCAAGCAGTTTCGGAAGATGATCCAGCAGACCTTCCAGCAGTACGCGCTGCTGCGGGAGGAGGAGTGCATCCTCAAGTTCCTCCATACCCTCTCCACCTTTGCCAACATCGACCAGGAGAGCTACCGCTGCGAGCTCATT CAAGGGTGGAACATCACGGTGGACCTGGTCATCGGACCCAAGGGCATCCGGCAGATGACGAGCAAGGAGGCGAAG CCGACGTGCTTGGCTGAATTCAAGCACATCAAGTCCATCAAATGCTCCAGCGTGGAAGAAGGCcgggctgtgctgcagctggggctcAGTGGCACCCCCCAG TCCCTGGCTATCAAGACGGCTTCTTTGGCCGAGGCAGAGAACATGGCCGACCTCATCGATGGCTACTGCCGGCTGCAAGGGGACTTGGAAACCTCCCTCATCGTCTTCCCCAGGAGAG AGCGGGAGAAGAGGATCAGCCTGCCGCAGATCCCGGCCCC GCACCTGGAGGAGAGGCAGTTCACGCTGTCGGACAGCATGAGCGTGG ACTCTGATATTTATGCTGAAATCCCTGATGAGTCCACAAGACCGAGGTCTGGAG TCCAGCACTACGGGATCTCCCGGGAGGACATCACGTTGGGCAGGATCCTCGGAGAAGGCTTTTTCGGAGAGGTCTATGAGGGGATCTACACCACCCCG AAAGGTGAGCGGGTCAATGTAGccgtgaagacctgcaagaaggactgcagcccggagAACAAGGACAAGTTCCTGAGTGAAGCAG TGCTGATGAAGAAGCTGGACCACCCCCATATTGTGAAGCTCATTGGCATCGCGGAAGAGGAGCCCACCTGGATCATCATGGAGCTCTATCCCTACGGAGAG CTGGGGCAATACCTGGAGCAGAACAAGCACTGTCTCGCCGTGCCCACGCTCATCCTCTACGTGCTCCAGATCAGCAAAGCCCTGGCCTACCTGGAGGCCATCAACTGCGTGCACAG GGATATTGCCGTGAGGAACATCCTGGTGGCCTCCCCAGAGTGCGTGAAGCTAGGTGACTTCGGGCTCTCCAGGTATATCGAGGATGAGGAATACTACAAAG CATCCATCACCCGTCTCCCCATCAAGTGGATGTCACCTGAATCCATCAATTTCCGCCGCTTCACAACAGCCAGCGATGTCTGGATGTTCG CTGTGTGCATGTGGGAGATCCTGAGCTATGGCAAGCAGCCCTTCTTCTGGCTGGAGAACAAGGATGTCATCGGGGTGCTGGAAAGGGGCGACCGCTTGCCCAAGCCTGACCTCTGCCCACCCGTCCTCTACACCCTCATGACGCGCTGCTGGGACTATGACCCCAGCGAAAGGCCCAAGTTCAAGGACTTGGTTTGCAGCTTGAG CGACATTTACCtgatggagaaggagctggcCAAGGAGCAGGAGAGGAACAACCGCCACCGGCCTCCCAAAATCTTGGAGCCGCCATCCTTCCAGGAGCCACCTCCAAag CCCAGCAGACCCAGGTACAAGCCACCACCCCAGAGCAACCTCCTGGCTCCCAAGCTGCAGTTCCAG GAGGAAGATTTCCTCCgtcccagcagcagggaggaggcgCAGAAGCTCTGGGAGATTGAGAGGCTGAAGATGCGGCAGGTCCTGgacaagcagcagaagcagatggTGGAGGACTACCAGTGGCTGCGGCAGGAGGAGAAGTCCCTG GACCCGACAGTGTTCATGAACAACAACACTCCTCCG CTGCTCCCGGAGAAGGAGACGGATTACA ACGGCATAGCGGAGTTCACGGGCCCCCCCCAGAAGCCTCCAAGACTCGGGGCGCAG TCCATCCAACCAGCCCCCACCGCCAACCTGGACCGCACAGATGACACGGTGTACAGCAACGTCATGGACCTGGTGCGGGCCGTGCTGCAGCTGAAGAACGAGATCAGCCTCCTGCCCCCGGAGGGGTACATCCTCGTGGTGAAG AACGTGGGCCTGTCCCTGCGGAAGCTGATCGGCAGCGTTGACGAGatcctgcctgtcctgcctgctgcctcccgCACCGAG ATCGAGGGGACCCAGAAGCTGCTCAACAAGGACTTGGCCGACCTCATCAACAAGATGCGCCTGGCGCAGCAGAACGCCGTCACCTCGCTGAGCGAAGAGTGCAAGCGGCAGATGCTGACGGCCTCCCACACCCTGGCCGTGGACGCCAAGAACCTCCTGGATGCCGTGGACCAAGCCAAGGTCCAGGCCAACCTGGTGAAGCTGTGCTTGGAGTGA
- the PTK2B gene encoding protein-tyrosine kinase 2-beta isoform X3, whose amino-acid sequence MSAIPEALGRPRSSSSRSLAGTLEATLGMGTLEMDKEEMRILKVCFYSNSFNMGKNFKLVKCPVTTEIREVIRSILVSGRIGPDIKLAECYGLRLKHVKSDEIHWLHPDLTVGEVQEKYECLHLEAEWRYDLQIRYLPEDFMERFKEDRTTLLYFYQQLRSEYMQNYASKVSEGMALQLGCLELRRFYKDMPQNALDKKSNFEFLEKEVGLDLFFPSQMQENLKPKQFRKMIQQTFQQYALLREEECILKFLHTLSTFANIDQESYRCELIQGWNITVDLVIGPKGIRQMTSKEAKPTCLAEFKHIKSIKCSSVEEGRAVLQLGLSGTPQSLAIKTASLAEAENMADLIDGYCRLQGDLETSLIVFPRREREKRISLPQIPAPHLEERQFTLSDSMSVDSDIYAEIPDESTRPRSGVQHYGISREDITLGRILGEGFFGEVYEGIYTTPKGERVNVAVKTCKKDCSPENKDKFLSEAVLMKKLDHPHIVKLIGIAEEEPTWIIMELYPYGELGQYLEQNKHCLAVPTLILYVLQISKALAYLEAINCVHRDIAVRNILVASPECVKLGDFGLSRYIEDEEYYKASITRLPIKWMSPESINFRRFTTASDVWMFAVCMWEILSYGKQPFFWLENKDVIGVLERGDRLPKPDLCPPVLYTLMTRCWDYDPSERPKFKDLVCSLSDIYLMEKELAKEQERNNRHRPPKILEPPSFQEPPPKPSRPRYKPPPQSNLLAPKLQFQVPEGLCASSPTLTSPIEYQSPANSLHTPPLNRHNVFKRHSMREEDFLRPSSREEAQKLWEIERLKMRQVLDKQQKQMVEDYQWLRQEEKSLDPTVFMNNNTPPLLPEKETDYTEFTGPPQKPPRLGAQSIQPAPTANLDRTDDTVYSNVMDLVRAVLQLKNEISLLPPEGYILVVKNVGLSLRKLIGSVDEILPVLPAASRTEIEGTQKLLNKDLADLINKMRLAQQNAVTSLSEECKRQMLTASHTLAVDAKNLLDAVDQAKVQANLVKLCLE is encoded by the exons ATGTCGGCCATCCCTGAGGCGCTGGGTCGCCCGCGGAGCAGCTCCTCCCGCAGCCTGGCCGGGACCCTGGAAGCCACCCTGGGCATGGGGACGTTGGAGATGGACAAGGAGGAGATGCGTATCCTCAAGGTGTGCTTCTACAGCAACAGCTTCAACATGGGCAAGAACTTCAAGTTGGTGAAGTGCCCCGTGACGACGGAGATCCGG GAGGTGATCAGGTCCATCCTGGTGAGCGGTCGCATCGGGCCCGACATCAAGTTGGCCGAGTGCTACGGGCTCCGCCTGAAGCACGTGAAGTCGGATGAAATCCACTGGCTGCACCCGGACCTGACGGTGGGCGAAGTGCAGGAGAAGTACGAGTGCCTGCACCTGGAGGCTGAGTGGAG GTACGATCTCCAGATCCGCTATCTGCCGGAGGATTTCATGGAGCGCTTCAAAGAGGACAGGACCACCTTGCTCTACTTCTACCAGCAG CTCCGGAGCGAGTACATGCAGAATTATGCCAGCAAAGTGAGCGAGGGCATGGCCCTGCAGCTGGGCTGCCTTGAGCTCAG GAGGTTTTATAAGGACATGCCTCAAAACGCGCTGGATAAGAAGTCCAACTTTGAGTTCCTGGA GAAAGAGGTGGGCCTGGacctcttcttccccagccagATGCAGGAGAACCTGAAG CCCAAGCAGTTTCGGAAGATGATCCAGCAGACCTTCCAGCAGTACGCGCTGCTGCGGGAGGAGGAGTGCATCCTCAAGTTCCTCCATACCCTCTCCACCTTTGCCAACATCGACCAGGAGAGCTACCGCTGCGAGCTCATT CAAGGGTGGAACATCACGGTGGACCTGGTCATCGGACCCAAGGGCATCCGGCAGATGACGAGCAAGGAGGCGAAG CCGACGTGCTTGGCTGAATTCAAGCACATCAAGTCCATCAAATGCTCCAGCGTGGAAGAAGGCcgggctgtgctgcagctggggctcAGTGGCACCCCCCAG TCCCTGGCTATCAAGACGGCTTCTTTGGCCGAGGCAGAGAACATGGCCGACCTCATCGATGGCTACTGCCGGCTGCAAGGGGACTTGGAAACCTCCCTCATCGTCTTCCCCAGGAGAG AGCGGGAGAAGAGGATCAGCCTGCCGCAGATCCCGGCCCC GCACCTGGAGGAGAGGCAGTTCACGCTGTCGGACAGCATGAGCGTGG ACTCTGATATTTATGCTGAAATCCCTGATGAGTCCACAAGACCGAGGTCTGGAG TCCAGCACTACGGGATCTCCCGGGAGGACATCACGTTGGGCAGGATCCTCGGAGAAGGCTTTTTCGGAGAGGTCTATGAGGGGATCTACACCACCCCG AAAGGTGAGCGGGTCAATGTAGccgtgaagacctgcaagaaggactgcagcccggagAACAAGGACAAGTTCCTGAGTGAAGCAG TGCTGATGAAGAAGCTGGACCACCCCCATATTGTGAAGCTCATTGGCATCGCGGAAGAGGAGCCCACCTGGATCATCATGGAGCTCTATCCCTACGGAGAG CTGGGGCAATACCTGGAGCAGAACAAGCACTGTCTCGCCGTGCCCACGCTCATCCTCTACGTGCTCCAGATCAGCAAAGCCCTGGCCTACCTGGAGGCCATCAACTGCGTGCACAG GGATATTGCCGTGAGGAACATCCTGGTGGCCTCCCCAGAGTGCGTGAAGCTAGGTGACTTCGGGCTCTCCAGGTATATCGAGGATGAGGAATACTACAAAG CATCCATCACCCGTCTCCCCATCAAGTGGATGTCACCTGAATCCATCAATTTCCGCCGCTTCACAACAGCCAGCGATGTCTGGATGTTCG CTGTGTGCATGTGGGAGATCCTGAGCTATGGCAAGCAGCCCTTCTTCTGGCTGGAGAACAAGGATGTCATCGGGGTGCTGGAAAGGGGCGACCGCTTGCCCAAGCCTGACCTCTGCCCACCCGTCCTCTACACCCTCATGACGCGCTGCTGGGACTATGACCCCAGCGAAAGGCCCAAGTTCAAGGACTTGGTTTGCAGCTTGAG CGACATTTACCtgatggagaaggagctggcCAAGGAGCAGGAGAGGAACAACCGCCACCGGCCTCCCAAAATCTTGGAGCCGCCATCCTTCCAGGAGCCACCTCCAAag CCCAGCAGACCCAGGTACAAGCCACCACCCCAGAGCAACCTCCTGGCTCCCAAGCTGCAGTTCCAG GTGCCCGAGGGTCTGTGTGCCAGCTCGCCTACGCTCACCAGCCCCATCGAGTACCAGTCTCCAGCCAACTCCCTGCACACCCCGCCGCTCAACCGCCACAATGTCTTCAAGCGCCACAGCATGAGG GAGGAAGATTTCCTCCgtcccagcagcagggaggaggcgCAGAAGCTCTGGGAGATTGAGAGGCTGAAGATGCGGCAGGTCCTGgacaagcagcagaagcagatggTGGAGGACTACCAGTGGCTGCGGCAGGAGGAGAAGTCCCTG GACCCGACAGTGTTCATGAACAACAACACTCCTCCG CTGCTCCCGGAGAAGGAGACGGATTACA CGGAGTTCACGGGCCCCCCCCAGAAGCCTCCAAGACTCGGGGCGCAG TCCATCCAACCAGCCCCCACCGCCAACCTGGACCGCACAGATGACACGGTGTACAGCAACGTCATGGACCTGGTGCGGGCCGTGCTGCAGCTGAAGAACGAGATCAGCCTCCTGCCCCCGGAGGGGTACATCCTCGTGGTGAAG AACGTGGGCCTGTCCCTGCGGAAGCTGATCGGCAGCGTTGACGAGatcctgcctgtcctgcctgctgcctcccgCACCGAG ATCGAGGGGACCCAGAAGCTGCTCAACAAGGACTTGGCCGACCTCATCAACAAGATGCGCCTGGCGCAGCAGAACGCCGTCACCTCGCTGAGCGAAGAGTGCAAGCGGCAGATGCTGACGGCCTCCCACACCCTGGCCGTGGACGCCAAGAACCTCCTGGATGCCGTGGACCAAGCCAAGGTCCAGGCCAACCTGGTGAAGCTGTGCTTGGAGTGA
- the CHRNA2 gene encoding neuronal acetylcholine receptor subunit alpha-2, protein MVAFPAEPPLPPPSQLIAPPGPSRGTLQTAPGRGSMGDTSTGSMGRLSHGVTAFVAWCFVTFHAAACLRDQPGSHAEERLFKHLFTGYNRWSRPVPNTSDVVIVKFGLSIAQLIDVDEKNQMMTTNVWLKQEWSDYKLRWDPADFDNVTSIRVPSEMIWIPDIVLYNNADGEFAVTHMTKAHLFSNGKVKWVPPAIYKSSCSIDVTFFPFDQQNCKMKFGSWTYDKAKIDLENMDHHVDLKDYWESGEWAIINAIGTYNSKKYDCCTEIYPDITFCFVIRRLPLFYTINLIIPCLLISCLTVLVFYLPSDCGEKITLCISVLLSLTVFLLLITEIIPSTSLVIPLIGEYLLFTMIFVTLSIIITVFVLNVHHRSPSTHTMPRWVRSFFLDFIPRWLFMKRPPVLPPPEGTAGQYDLPGTRLSTSRCWLETDVDDKWDEEEEEDEEEEEEDKTYPSRMSQAGSHGQGTQCRYSCGRQAGKVSGGSAPQVPPKEEEEEEEEEEVGSDRGLMLSPSILKALEGVQYIADHLRAEDADFSVKEDWKYVAMVIDRIFLWMFIIVCLLGTVGLFLPPYLAGMI, encoded by the exons ATGGTGGCTTTCCCTGCTGAGCCTCCACTCCCACCACCATCTCAGCTCATCGCTCCCCCTGGTCCCTCCCGGGGGACTTTGCAAACTGCTCCAGGGAGGGGGTCCATGGGGGACACCAGCACAGGGAGCATGGGGCGGCTGTCCCATGGCGTCACCGCCTTCGTCGCATGGTGCTTTGTCACCTTCCACGCAG CCGCCTGCCTGCGGGACCAGCCCGGCAGCCACGCCGAGGAGCGTCTCTTCAAGCACCTTTTCACCGGCTACAACCGCTGGTCGCGGCCGGTGCCCAACACCTCCGATGTGGTCATCGTGAAGTTCGGGCTCTCCATCGCGCAGCTGATCGACGTG GATGAAAAGAACCAAATGATGACCACAAATGTCTGGCTGAAGCAG GAGTGGAGTGACTACAAGCTGCGCTGGGACCCGGCAGACTTTGACAATGTCACCTCCATCCGGGTGCCCTCTGAGATGATCTGGATCCCCGACATTGTGCTCTACAACAA CGCCGACGGGGAGTTCGCCGTGACCCACATGACGAAGGCCCACCTCTTCTCCAATGGGAAGGTGAAGTGGGTGCCGCCTGCCATCTACAAGAGCTCGTGCAGCATCGACGTCACCTTCTTCCCCTTCGACCAGCAGAACTGCAAGATGAAGTTCGGCTCCTGGACCTACGACAAGGCCAAGATTGACCTGGAGAACATGGACCATCACGTGGACCTCAAGGATTACTGGGAGAGCGGCGAGTGGGCCATCATAAATGCCATTGGCACCTATAACTCCAAGAAGTATGACTGCTGCACGGAGATCTACCCCGACATCACCTTCTGCTTCGTCATCCGTCGCCTCCCGCTCTTCTACACCATCAATCTCATCATACCCTGCCTGCTTATCTCCTGCCTGACCGTTCTGGTCTTCTACCTGCCCTCAGACTGCGGGGAGAAGATCACCCTCTGCATCTCTGTCCTGCTGTCCCTCACTGTCTTCCTGCTGCTCATCACGGAAATAATCCCGTCCACCTCGCTGGTCATCCCTCTCATCGGCGAGTACCTCCTCTTCACCATGATCTTCGTCACGCTCTCCATCATCATCACTGTGTTCGTCCTCAACGTCCACCAccgctcccccagcacccacacgATGCCCCGCTGGGTGCGCAGCTTCTTCCTCGACTTCATCCCTCGCTGGCTCTTTATGAAGAGACCCCCGGTGCTGCCTCCCCCCGAGGGGACCGCCGGGCAGTACGACCTCCCGGGGACGAGGCTCAGCACCTCCCGGTGCTGGCTGGAGACCGATGTGGATGAcaagtgggatgaggaggaggaggaggacgaggaagaggaggaggaagacaagaCGTACCCCAGCCGCATGTCCCAGGCGGGGTCCCACGGCCAGGGCACCCAGTGCCGCTACAGCTGCGGGCGCCAAGCTGGGAAGGTGtcggggggctcagccccccagGTGCCgcccaaggaggaggaggaggaggaggaggaggaggaggtgggctcGGACCGGGGGCTGATGCTGTCCCCCAGCATCCTGAAGGCCCTGGAAGGGGTGCAGTACATCGCGGACCACCTGCGAGCCGAGGATGCCGACTTCTCG GTGAAGGAGGACTGGAAGTACGTGGCCATGGTGATCGACCGCATCTTCCTCTGGATGTTCATCATCGTCTGCTTGCTGGGCACCGTGGGGCTCTTCCTCCCGCCCTACTTGGCGGGGATGATCTAG